From a single Lytechinus variegatus isolate NC3 chromosome 9, Lvar_3.0, whole genome shotgun sequence genomic region:
- the LOC121421033 gene encoding uncharacterized protein LOC121421033 produces the protein MQQHNSLDYSCAVRARQSRLSQQNCHNRHTLDQPARSHNQAKYTNPPHAPLFAETSSSSQQYVLQPPPVRQRSVLPQNLQVALSAALYQQHHQHQQNPPQAHSTSVRQHGPIMEAIEGHVMDLSPSSVTPSLSSDLSDYSDDSCNKDYTTLTTPIGADVQTLDWVIHKMMEREQTQQLHKEKIETCHLYELPIDPWKWTSTEVTKWATWFMRKNNPTTAQDVTDAFEKYPITGETLAHYSETDLKQYFGEFSAKAHECLKLWLEGMSPRGYDIQRHLLDLERSKQTYLEQLLDVMNQNDPISHAHEVKNPSATLTPPHSDYDVQVNNEDAFRNVIVPHIKPEITAFPFPDPCLSDYQNHYPITPLKCPEPPFHQTQPDMNASGGIFGADALGPDGMGPDNLGPFMDKDFKLDIDSDDEAGKLCAMKEEVQFPTQPIKRKRGRPRKPRFPKQKRDQPILYKFILKHLNNPSGDSSKYLNWVNKSEGLFRFYSAKKDEFAEMWGRFKGKREHMTYQNMARALRNYTRGNRKIMTSVRKKLHYKFTPHFIQ, from the exons ATTACAGCTGCGCTGTGAGAGCGCGACAGAGCAGGCTGAGCCAACAGAACTGCCACAATCGCCACACCCTTGACCAACCGGCAAGGTCTCATAACCAGGCCAAGTACACCAATCCGCCGCACGCCCCACTCTTCGCAGAGACATCGTCAAGCTCTCAGCAGTACGTGCTGCAGCCGCCTCCGGTACGGCAACGTTCCGTTCTTCCTCAGAACTTGCAGGTTGCTCTTAGCGCCGCGCTCTATCAGCAACACCACCAGCACCAGCAGAATCCGCCCCAAGCGCACTCGACGTCGGTTCGCCAACACGGTCCAATCATGGAAGCCATTGAAGGTCACGTGATGGACTTGTCGCCCTCATCGGTCACGCCCTCACTTTCAAGCGATCTGTCAGATTATTCGGACGATAGCTGCAATAAAGACTACACCACACTGACCACTCCTATTGGAGCT gaCGTACAGACGCTAGACTGGGTGATACACAAAATGATGGAGAGAGAACAGACTCAACAGTTGCACAAGGAAAAGATCGAAACGTGTCATCTCTATGAGTTGCCTATAG ATCCGTGGAAGTGGACCTCGACGGAAGTGACGAAATGGGCCACGTGGTTCATGCGCAAGAACAACCCAACCACTGCGCAGGACGTCACGGACGCGTTTGAAAAGTACCCAATCACAGGCGAGACACTAGCCCACTACTCAGAAACGGACTTGAAGCAGTACTTCGGCGAGTTTAGCGCCAAGGCTCACGAGTGCCTGAAGCTTTGGCTGGAAG GTATGTCACCTCGTGGTTATGACATCCAAAGGCATCTCCTGGATCTGGAGCGGTCCAAGCAAACGTACCTTGAACAATTACTTGACGTCATG AACCAAAATGACCCCATCAGCCATGCACATGAGGTCAAGAACCCATCCGCGACCCTGACCCCTCCTCATTCCGACTACGATGTCCAAGTCAACAACGAGGACGCCTTCAGGAACGTGATCGTTCCTCACATCAAGCCCGAGATCACCGCATTCCCCTTTCCCGACCCATGCTTATCGGACTATCAGAATCACTATCCCATCACACCACTGAAG TGTCCAGAACCGCCATTCCACCAGACGCAACCGGATATGAACGCCAGCGGTGGGATATTCGGAGCGGATGCGTTGGGACCGGATGGCATGGGACCGGATAACTTGGGACCGTTCATGGACAAGGATTTCAAGTTGGATATCGATTCGGATGATGAGGCGGGCAAGCTCTGTGCGATGAAAGAAGAGGTCCAATTCCCGACGCAACCCATCAAGAGAAAGCGGGGCAGGCCACGAAAACCACGCTTTCCAAAACAAA AGCGCGACCAACCAATTCTGTACAAGTTCATCTTAAAACACCTCAACAATCCGTCCGGTGACAGCTCCAAGTACCTCAACTGGGTTAACAAGTCCGAGGGTCTCTTCCGATTCTATTCAGCCAAGAAGGACGAGTTTGCCGAGATGTGGGGACGATTCAAGGGCAAGAGGGAACACATGACGTACCAGAACATGGCGCGCGCACTGCGCAACTACACGCGCGGGAACCGCAAAATCATGACGAGCGTGCGCAAGAAGTTGCATTACAAATTCACACCGCATTTTATTCAATGA